AGTCATAGATGGTGTTGCATGGGACCTGGAGCAGGGCCGAGGCCTGCTTGACGGAGAGTATCGGCGGGAACAGGCGGGCCCAGTGCGGGTCGTCGAAGGCCGCGGCGACCTCGAACGGCTTGAGTTTCAGGTTCACGTCTTTGCGGGGCATCGATCCCTCGACGCGATCGGTCACGGGGGCCGTTCATTGAGGACGTGCGGAGGGCCGTCCGGCGGCCCCCGGGCCCGCGGGACGACGTCCTCCACCAGGTAAGGGAAAACCGGAAAGGCATCCGGCGGACGGGCGTGGGGCCGGGGCGGCACCCGATTCAATTTGGTCCGAATGAGGGGTCCTCCTTTCGAGTTGCTACAATGGCTATGGACCAAGGATGGGCAGCCTGGAGGACCGGACGATGGATCCAATCGGCGACGACGAAGGCGCGAAGGAACGGCGCAGCCTCGAGGGAAGCGTGACGGTCGGGATCGGCGACGTCGGAGGTCGTCAGGTCTACACCTGGACGCCCTTCCCCCCGATCCAGATCCAGGCCGACCCGCCGCAGGACTTTCGCATCGAGATCTTCTGCCGCACGGGGGGGGACGGGACGAGGCGGTTCGTCCCCGCCTCGGGCGTCGAGGCGTTCTTCGTGGAGGCCTCGCTGGGAGGCCTGGCCCTGCTGGGCCGACGTCGGGCCTTGCAGGACCTGGAACGATTCGCTTATGACTTCATGCGACAGATGTTCCAGCAGGCCCCGAGTTGCAGCGAGCATTTCGACCGGAGGTTCCGCCACGGGGGCGATCTCCGCGTCGCCGGCTCCGACGTCGACGTGCTGCCCGACCGGCTCGGCCTCGACGCCCGGGGGCTGGGTAAGCATTGGTCGGTGAAGAAGCTGTTCCGGCGAGGACGAGAGCAGACGTCCTCGAACCGGGGGAGACCCGACACGGAACGGTTGATCGCCGCAGGTCTGCTCGTAGCGGCCCGGCGCCGCCCGATCGACCCCGCCTCGATGAGCGAGGCCGATGGCCGGTTTCGGGTCCGCATGGCCCTCTTCGACCTCGGCCCCGGGGAAGCACCCGTCACCCCCGAGGTCAAGGCGATGGTGCTCCAACGGCTCTGCAGGCTCGTGGAACGTCATTCGGGCGACGTCTCGGCCGTCTTCCAGCGATGGTTCATCGCAGATCGGAGCGACCTGATCCGGTGCATCGCTGTCCAGAGGAGCGAAGAGGGGCCGATCGCCCGCAAGGTCGTACGCGCGGCGTTGCTAGAGCGGTTTCCTGTTGATTGTGGCGGTTGACGCGGTTATCCCAAGATGGCTATGGAGGGCCACCCGGGATGAAAGCCTACTCGACCGACCTCCGCGAGCGGGTGGTCGCGGCGTGCGACGCCGGCGACGCCACCCGCGAGCAGGTCGCCGCCCGCTTCTCGGTGAGCGTCGCGTGGATCCGCAAGCTGATCCGCCAGCGTCGCGAGACCGGCTCGATCGCCCCCAAGCCTCGCGGCGGCGGGCGGGCGCCGGCCTTCGACGCCGACGCCGCCCTGCGGCTCCGAGAGGCGGTCCGGGCCGACGACGACGCCACGCTGCAGCAGTTGGCCCGCGCCGCCGGCGTGGCGTGCTGCAGCTCGGCCGTGCACCGGGCGCTCGTCCGCCTGGGGATCACTCGCAAAAAAAGTCGCGGCGGGCGGCC
The DNA window shown above is from Paludisphaera mucosa and carries:
- a CDS encoding helix-turn-helix domain-containing protein, which encodes MPRKDVNLKLKPFEVAAAFDDPHWARLFPPILSVKQASALLQVPCNTIYDWSSRGLLRGCSRRVGKYLRIFRDRLVERIFNEGLIT
- a CDS encoding IS630 transposase-related protein yields the protein MKAYSTDLRERVVAACDAGDATREQVAARFSVSVAWIRKLIRQRRETGSIAPKPRGGGRAPAFDADAALRLREAVRADDDATLQQLARAAGVACCSSAVHRALVRLGITRKKSRGGRPSRTAPG